A window of Pseudomonas guangdongensis contains these coding sequences:
- a CDS encoding DeoR/GlpR family DNA-binding transcription regulator, protein MSKRNTPQRRHAILALLAERGEVQVEALARHFETSEVTIRKDLAALESNGLLLRRYGGAVPVPQELVAEPGPPLSPWKQAIARAAAGCLREHARIVVDSGSTTAALIPELDRRPGLVVMTNSLSVANALRELEQEPVLLMTGGTWDPHSESFQGQVAEQVLRSYDFDQLFIGADGLDLARGTTTFNELLGLSRVMAEVAREVIVMAEADKVGRRMPNLELPWSSIHTLITDERLSAEAREQILARGIKLICAAVDAS, encoded by the coding sequence ATGTCCAAACGCAACACCCCGCAGCGCCGCCACGCCATCCTCGCCCTGCTCGCCGAGCGCGGCGAGGTGCAGGTGGAGGCGCTGGCCCGGCACTTCGAGACGTCGGAAGTGACCATCCGCAAGGATCTCGCCGCGCTGGAAAGCAACGGCCTGCTGCTGCGCCGCTACGGCGGCGCGGTGCCGGTACCTCAGGAGCTGGTCGCCGAGCCGGGGCCGCCGCTGTCGCCGTGGAAACAGGCCATCGCCCGCGCCGCCGCCGGCTGCCTCCGCGAGCATGCGCGGATCGTCGTCGACAGCGGCAGCACCACCGCGGCGCTGATTCCCGAACTGGACCGCCGCCCCGGCCTGGTGGTGATGACCAACTCGCTGAGCGTGGCCAACGCGCTGCGCGAACTGGAGCAGGAGCCGGTGCTGCTGATGACCGGCGGCACCTGGGACCCGCACTCGGAATCGTTCCAGGGCCAGGTCGCCGAGCAGGTGCTGCGCTCCTACGATTTCGACCAGCTGTTCATCGGCGCCGACGGCCTCGACCTGGCGCGCGGCACCACCACCTTCAACGAGCTGCTCGGCCTGTCCCGGGTGATGGCCGAGGTGGCCCGCGAAGTCATCGTCATGGCCGAGGCCGACAAGGTCGGCCGGCGCATGCCCAACCTGGAGCTGCCGTGGAGCAGCATCCATACCCTGATCACCGACGAGCGCCTCTCAGCCGAGGCGCGCGAACAGATTCTGGCGCGTGGCATCAAGCTGATCTGCGCCGCCGTCGACGCCAGCTAA
- the glmU gene encoding bifunctional UDP-N-acetylglucosamine diphosphorylase/glucosamine-1-phosphate N-acetyltransferase GlmU has protein sequence MSLEIVILAAGQGTRMRSALPKVLHPVAGKAMLGHVIDTARALNPQRIHVVIGHGADAVRERLAAADLNFVLQEQQLGTGHALAQALPFIQAERVLVLYGDVPLIEAPTLERLLAQAAPEQLALLTVELADPSGYGRIVRDAAGRVTAIVEQKDASAEQRAIREGNTGILALPGARLADWLGRLSNRNAQGEYYLTDVIAMAVADGLTVATAQPEDAMEVQGANDRLQLSQLERHYQQRAARRLMAQGVTLLDPARFDVRGEVTAGRDVVIDVNVILEGRVVIEDGVEIGAHCVIRNSTLRRGAVVKAHSHLDGAELGEGADCGPFARLRPGSVLGAGAHVGNFVELKNAVMGAGAKAGHLAYLGDAEIGAASNIGAGTITCNYDGANKHRTVIGEDAFIGTNNSLVAPVTIGAGATTAAGSVITSAVPDSALAVGRARQRNIDGWQRPQKSPKS, from the coding sequence ATGAGTCTGGAAATCGTCATTCTCGCCGCCGGCCAGGGCACGCGCATGCGCTCGGCGCTGCCCAAGGTCCTGCATCCGGTGGCCGGCAAGGCCATGCTCGGCCACGTCATCGACACCGCCCGCGCGCTGAATCCGCAGCGCATCCACGTGGTGATCGGCCACGGCGCCGATGCGGTGCGCGAGCGCCTGGCCGCCGCCGACCTGAATTTCGTGCTGCAGGAGCAGCAGCTCGGCACCGGCCACGCCCTGGCCCAGGCCCTGCCGTTCATCCAGGCCGAGCGGGTGTTGGTGCTCTACGGCGATGTGCCGCTGATCGAGGCGCCGACCCTGGAGCGCCTGCTGGCCCAGGCCGCTCCCGAACAGCTGGCGTTGCTCACCGTCGAGCTGGCCGACCCCAGCGGCTACGGGCGCATCGTCCGCGACGCTGCGGGGCGGGTCACCGCCATCGTCGAGCAGAAGGACGCCAGCGCCGAGCAGCGGGCGATCCGCGAGGGCAACACCGGCATCCTCGCCCTGCCCGGCGCGCGCCTGGCCGACTGGCTGGGTCGGCTGTCCAACCGCAACGCCCAGGGCGAGTACTACCTGACCGACGTGATCGCCATGGCGGTGGCCGACGGTCTGACGGTGGCCACCGCGCAGCCGGAGGACGCCATGGAAGTGCAGGGCGCCAACGACCGCCTGCAACTTTCCCAGCTGGAGCGCCACTACCAGCAGCGCGCCGCGCGGCGACTGATGGCCCAGGGGGTGACCCTGCTCGATCCGGCGCGCTTCGATGTGCGCGGCGAGGTGACGGCCGGCCGCGACGTAGTCATCGACGTCAACGTGATCCTCGAAGGCCGCGTGGTCATCGAGGACGGCGTCGAGATCGGCGCCCACTGTGTGATCCGCAACAGCACCCTGCGCCGCGGCGCGGTGGTCAAGGCCCACAGCCACCTGGACGGCGCCGAGCTGGGCGAGGGCGCCGACTGCGGGCCGTTCGCCCGTCTGCGTCCGGGCAGCGTGCTGGGCGCCGGGGCCCACGTCGGCAACTTCGTCGAGCTGAAGAACGCGGTCATGGGGGCGGGCGCCAAGGCCGGCCACCTGGCCTACCTGGGCGACGCCGAGATCGGCGCGGCCAGCAACATCGGCGCCGGCACCATCACCTGCAACTACGACGGCGCCAACAAGCACCGCACGGTGATCGGCGAGGATGCCTTCATCGGCACCAACAATTCGCTGGTGGCGCCGGTCACCATCGGCGCCGGCGCCACCACCGCAGCCGGCTCGGTGATCACCAGCGCGGTGCCGGACAGCGCCCTGGCGGTCGGTCGCGCGCGCCAGCGCAACATCGACGGCTGGCAGCGTCCGCAGAAGTCGCCCAAGAGCTGA
- a CDS encoding F0F1 ATP synthase subunit epsilon, protein MAMTVHCDIVSAEEELFSGLVEMVVAHGNMGDIGILPGHAPLLTDLKPGPVRVIKQSGEQEVYYISGGFIEVQPNMVKVLADTAIRAGDLDEAAALEAQKAAEKALNEKGAEFDYTTAAARLAEAAAQLRTIQELRKKFGGSVH, encoded by the coding sequence ATGGCTATGACAGTCCACTGCGACATCGTCAGTGCGGAAGAAGAGCTGTTCTCGGGGCTGGTGGAAATGGTCGTCGCCCACGGCAACATGGGCGATATCGGTATTCTGCCGGGCCACGCCCCGCTGCTGACCGATCTCAAGCCCGGTCCGGTGCGGGTGATCAAGCAGAGTGGCGAGCAGGAGGTGTACTACATCTCCGGCGGTTTCATCGAAGTGCAGCCGAACATGGTGAAGGTCCTCGCCGACACCGCGATCCGTGCTGGCGACCTCGACGAGGCGGCCGCTCTCGAAGCCCAGAAGGCTGCCGAGAAGGCGCTCAACGAAAAAGGCGCCGAGTTCGACTACACCACCGCTGCCGCCCGTCTGGCCGAGGCTGCCGCGCAGCTGCGGACCATTCAGGAGCTGCGCAAGAAGTTCGGTGGTTCGGTGCACTGA
- the atpD gene encoding F0F1 ATP synthase subunit beta yields MSSGRIVQIIGAVIDVEFPRDQVPNVYDALKVEGAQTTLEVQQQLGDGIVRTIAMGSTEGLKRGLNVSNTGAGISVPVGKATLGRIMDVLGNPIDEAGPIGEEERWTIHRAAPSYAEQAGGNELLETGIKVIDLICPFAKGGKVGLFGGAGVGKTVNMMELIRNIAMEHSGYSVFAGVGERTREGNDFYHEMKDSNVLDKVALVYGQMNEPPGNRLRVALTGLTMAEKFRDEGRDVLLFVDNIYRYTLAGTEVSALLGRMPSAVGYQPTLAEEMGVLQERITSTKNGSITSVQAVYVPADDLTDPSPATTFAHLDATVVLSRDIASLGIYPAVDPLDSTSRQLDPLVIGQEHYDTARGVQYVLQRYKELKDIIAILGMDELSEQDKLLVARARKIQRFLSQPFFVAEVFTGSPGKYVSLKETIRGFAGILNGDFDHLPEQAFYMVGGIDEAIEKAKKL; encoded by the coding sequence ATGAGTAGCGGACGTATCGTTCAAATCATCGGCGCCGTTATCGACGTGGAATTCCCGCGCGATCAGGTGCCGAACGTCTATGACGCGCTGAAGGTCGAAGGCGCGCAAACCACCCTGGAAGTCCAGCAGCAGCTGGGCGACGGCATTGTCCGTACCATCGCCATGGGTTCCACCGAAGGCCTCAAGCGCGGTCTGAACGTGAGCAACACCGGTGCCGGCATTTCCGTGCCGGTCGGCAAGGCCACCCTGGGCCGTATCATGGACGTCCTCGGTAACCCGATCGACGAAGCGGGTCCGATCGGCGAAGAAGAGCGCTGGACCATCCACCGCGCCGCGCCCTCCTACGCCGAGCAGGCCGGCGGCAACGAGCTGCTGGAAACCGGCATCAAGGTGATCGACCTGATCTGCCCGTTCGCCAAGGGCGGCAAGGTCGGTCTGTTCGGTGGTGCCGGCGTCGGCAAGACCGTGAACATGATGGAGCTGATCCGCAACATCGCCATGGAACACAGCGGTTACTCCGTGTTCGCCGGCGTGGGCGAGCGGACTCGTGAAGGTAACGACTTCTATCACGAGATGAAGGACTCCAACGTTCTGGACAAGGTCGCCCTGGTCTACGGCCAGATGAACGAGCCGCCGGGCAACCGTCTGCGCGTGGCCCTGACCGGCCTGACCATGGCCGAGAAGTTCCGCGACGAAGGCCGCGACGTTCTGCTGTTCGTCGACAACATCTACCGCTACACCCTGGCCGGTACCGAAGTGTCTGCGCTGCTGGGCCGTATGCCGTCCGCCGTGGGTTACCAGCCGACCCTGGCCGAGGAGATGGGCGTTCTGCAGGAGCGCATCACCTCCACCAAGAACGGCTCGATCACCTCGGTGCAGGCCGTCTACGTTCCCGCGGACGACCTGACCGACCCGAGCCCGGCGACCACCTTCGCCCACCTCGACGCCACTGTGGTACTGTCCCGCGACATCGCCTCCCTGGGTATCTACCCGGCGGTCGATCCGCTCGACTCCACCTCCCGTCAGCTGGACCCGCTGGTGATCGGCCAGGAGCACTACGACACCGCCCGTGGCGTGCAGTACGTGCTGCAGCGCTACAAGGAGCTGAAGGACATCATCGCGATCCTCGGCATGGACGAACTGTCCGAGCAGGACAAGCTGCTGGTGGCCCGCGCGCGTAAGATCCAGCGCTTCCTGTCCCAGCCGTTCTTCGTCGCCGAAGTCTTCACCGGCTCCCCGGGCAAGTACGTGTCGCTGAAAGAGACCATCCGCGGTTTCGCCGGCATCCTCAATGGCGATTTCGACCACCTGCCCGAGCAGGCGTTCTACATGGTCGGCGGCATCGACGAAGCCATCGAGAAAGCCAAGAAACTGTAA
- the atpG gene encoding F0F1 ATP synthase subunit gamma, which yields MAGAKEIRSKIASIKSTQKITSAMEKVAVSKMRKAQQRMAASRPYAERIRQVIGHLAKANPEYRHAFMVERPVKRVGYILVSSDRGLCGGLNINLFKALIKNMKEWRDAGVEADFCVIGNKGASFFRSYGGNVVAAVGQLGEAPSVKDLIGSVKVMLDKFNDGQLDRLYLVSNKFVNTMVQKPAVEQLLPLAPSSDADDGAKQGLWDYLYEPDAQQLLDALLVRFVESQVYQSVVENSACEQAARMIAMKNATDNAGQLIKDLQLIYNKARQAAITQEISEIVGGAAAV from the coding sequence ATGGCAGGCGCAAAAGAGATTCGCAGCAAGATTGCGAGCATCAAGAGCACGCAGAAGATCACCAGCGCCATGGAGAAAGTGGCGGTCAGCAAGATGCGCAAGGCTCAGCAGCGCATGGCAGCCAGCCGTCCCTACGCCGAGCGCATCCGTCAGGTGATCGGTCATCTGGCCAAGGCGAACCCGGAATACCGCCACGCCTTCATGGTGGAGCGTCCGGTCAAGCGCGTCGGCTACATCCTGGTGTCGAGCGACCGTGGTCTCTGCGGCGGCCTGAACATCAACCTGTTCAAGGCCCTGATCAAAAACATGAAGGAATGGCGCGATGCCGGCGTTGAGGCAGATTTCTGCGTCATCGGCAACAAGGGCGCCAGTTTCTTCCGCAGCTACGGCGGCAACGTGGTGGCTGCAGTCGGTCAGCTTGGCGAAGCGCCGTCGGTCAAAGACCTGATCGGCAGCGTCAAGGTGATGCTGGACAAGTTCAACGACGGCCAGCTGGATCGCCTGTACCTGGTATCCAACAAGTTCGTCAACACCATGGTTCAGAAGCCGGCGGTCGAGCAATTGCTGCCCCTGGCTCCCAGCAGTGACGCCGATGACGGCGCCAAGCAGGGACTGTGGGATTACCTGTACGAGCCCGACGCCCAGCAACTGCTGGATGCCCTGCTGGTTCGCTTTGTCGAATCCCAGGTGTATCAGTCCGTGGTCGAGAACAGCGCCTGCGAGCAGGCGGCGCGGATGATCGCGATGAAGAATGCCACCGACAACGCCGGTCAGCTGATCAAGGATCTGCAGCTGATCTATAACAAGGCGCGTCAGGCTGCGATCACCCAAGAGATCTCGGAAATCGTCGGCGGCGCTGCCGCGGTGTAA
- the atpA gene encoding F0F1 ATP synthase subunit alpha — MQQLNPSEISEIIKQRIAKLDVSAQARNEGTVVSVSDGIVRIFGLADVMYGEMIEFPGGIYGMALNLEQDSVGAVVLGSYQGLTEGMSAKCTGRILEVPVGPELLGRVVDALGNPIDGKGPINAKATDAVEKVAPGVIWRKSVDQPVQTGYKSVDAMIPVGRGQRELIIGDRQIGKTAMAIDAIINQKNSGIRCVYVAVGQKQSTIANVVRKLEEHGAMANTIVVAASASESAALQFLAPYAGCTMGEYFRDRGEDALIVYDDLSKQAVAYRQISLLLRRPPGREAYPGDVFYLHSRLLERASRVSEEYVEQFTKGEVKGKTGSLTALPIIETQAGDVSAFVPTNVISITDGQIFLESAMFNAGIRPAVNAGISVSRVGGAAQTKIIKKLSGGIRTALAQYRELAAFAQFASDLDEATRKQLEHGQRVTELMKQKQFAPMSIADMSVSLYAAERGFLADVDVAKVGAFEQALIAFFNREFADLMAKINVKGDFNDEIDAGLKAGIEKFKATQSW; from the coding sequence ATGCAGCAACTGAATCCTTCCGAAATTAGCGAAATCATCAAGCAGCGTATCGCCAAGCTTGATGTATCCGCGCAGGCCCGTAACGAAGGCACCGTCGTCAGCGTCTCCGACGGCATCGTGCGCATCTTCGGCCTGGCCGACGTGATGTACGGCGAGATGATCGAGTTCCCCGGCGGCATCTACGGCATGGCGCTGAACCTGGAGCAAGACTCCGTCGGCGCCGTGGTCCTGGGCAGCTACCAGGGCCTGACCGAGGGCATGAGCGCCAAGTGCACCGGCCGCATCCTCGAAGTTCCGGTCGGTCCGGAACTGCTGGGTCGCGTGGTCGATGCCCTGGGCAACCCGATCGACGGCAAAGGCCCGATCAACGCCAAGGCAACCGACGCGGTCGAGAAAGTCGCGCCGGGCGTGATCTGGCGTAAGTCGGTCGACCAGCCGGTACAGACCGGCTACAAGTCGGTCGACGCGATGATCCCGGTCGGCCGTGGTCAGCGCGAGCTGATCATCGGCGACCGCCAGATCGGCAAGACCGCGATGGCCATCGACGCCATCATCAACCAGAAGAACAGCGGCATCCGCTGCGTGTACGTGGCCGTCGGTCAGAAGCAGTCGACCATCGCCAACGTGGTGCGCAAGCTGGAAGAGCACGGCGCCATGGCCAACACCATCGTGGTGGCAGCCTCGGCGTCCGAATCGGCGGCCCTGCAGTTCCTCGCGCCGTACGCCGGTTGCACCATGGGCGAATACTTCCGCGACCGCGGTGAAGATGCCCTGATCGTGTACGACGACCTGTCCAAGCAGGCCGTGGCCTACCGCCAGATCTCCCTGCTGCTGCGCCGTCCGCCGGGCCGCGAAGCCTACCCGGGCGACGTGTTCTATCTCCACAGCCGTCTGCTGGAGCGCGCTTCCCGCGTTTCCGAGGAGTACGTGGAGCAGTTCACCAAGGGCGAAGTGAAGGGCAAAACCGGTTCGCTGACCGCGCTGCCGATCATCGAAACCCAGGCCGGCGACGTGTCCGCGTTCGTTCCGACCAACGTGATCTCGATCACCGACGGGCAGATCTTCCTGGAATCGGCGATGTTCAACGCCGGTATCCGTCCGGCGGTCAACGCCGGTATCTCGGTTTCCCGCGTCGGTGGCGCGGCCCAGACCAAGATCATCAAGAAGCTGTCCGGCGGCATCCGTACCGCGCTGGCCCAGTACCGTGAACTGGCGGCCTTCGCCCAGTTCGCCTCGGACCTGGACGAAGCCACCCGCAAGCAGCTCGAGCATGGTCAGCGCGTCACCGAACTGATGAAGCAGAAGCAGTTCGCGCCGATGTCCATCGCCGACATGTCGGTGTCCCTGTACGCCGCCGAGCGTGGCTTCCTGGCCGACGTCGACGTGGCCAAGGTCGGCGCCTTCGAGCAGGCCCTGATCGCCTTCTTCAACCGCGAGTTCGCCGACCTGATGGCGAAGATCAACGTGAAGGGCGACTTCAACGACGAGATCGACGCAGGCCTCAAGGCCGGCATCGAGAAGTTCAAGGCCACTCAGAGCTGGTAA
- a CDS encoding F0F1 ATP synthase subunit delta, with amino-acid sequence MATINTLARPYAKAAFEFASAAKQSDAWSNMLALAAAFVESPEVTAQLRNPALTWQRKAEFLAELCAERIDESFRNFVVALGENDRLELLPTVRDQFEALKAEAERSIEVEVETAHELSAEQLQTLAAALSKRLDRTVQPTPVVNSALIGGLIIRAGDLVIDGSVRGKLNQLAEALKS; translated from the coding sequence ATGGCAACTATCAATACGCTTGCTCGGCCTTATGCGAAAGCCGCCTTCGAGTTCGCTTCCGCAGCCAAACAATCCGATGCATGGTCGAACATGCTGGCACTGGCCGCCGCCTTCGTGGAGTCCCCCGAAGTCACCGCCCAGCTGCGCAATCCGGCATTGACCTGGCAGCGCAAGGCCGAATTCCTGGCCGAGCTGTGCGCCGAGCGCATCGACGAGTCGTTCCGCAACTTCGTGGTGGCCCTGGGCGAGAACGATCGCCTGGAACTGCTGCCGACCGTTCGCGACCAGTTCGAGGCGCTCAAGGCCGAGGCCGAGCGCTCGATCGAGGTCGAGGTCGAGACGGCTCACGAACTGAGCGCAGAACAACTCCAGACTCTGGCTGCCGCCTTGTCGAAGCGGCTCGATCGAACTGTCCAGCCCACCCCGGTCGTCAACTCCGCCCTCATCGGCGGCTTGATCATTCGTGCGGGTGACCTGGTTATCGACGGTTCGGTCCGCGGCAAACTGAACCAGTTGGCCGAAGCGTTGAAATCCTGA
- a CDS encoding F0F1 ATP synthase subunit B, protein MNINLTLFGQTIAFAIFVWFTMKFVWPPITAAMQARQKKIAEGLDAAGRAQRDLQLAQEKAAQMLRETKEQAAEILDKANKTANAIVEEAKQQARSEGERLLVSAKAEIEVEVNRAKDQLRAQVAALAVAGAEKILESSVDAKAHNDLVAKLASQL, encoded by the coding sequence GTGAACATTAACTTGACGCTGTTCGGTCAAACGATTGCCTTCGCTATTTTCGTCTGGTTCACCATGAAGTTTGTGTGGCCGCCAATCACCGCAGCCATGCAAGCCCGCCAGAAGAAAATTGCCGAAGGTCTGGATGCTGCCGGCCGTGCCCAGCGCGACCTGCAACTGGCCCAGGAGAAAGCTGCCCAGATGCTCCGCGAAACCAAGGAGCAGGCTGCCGAGATCCTCGACAAGGCGAACAAGACCGCCAATGCGATCGTCGAGGAAGCCAAGCAGCAGGCACGTAGCGAAGGCGAGCGTCTGCTTGTCAGCGCCAAGGCCGAAATCGAGGTTGAAGTGAATCGCGCCAAGGATCAGCTGCGCGCCCAGGTGGCGGCTCTCGCCGTTGCCGGTGCCGAGAAGATCCTGGAGTCCTCCGTGGACGCCAAGGCACACAACGATCTGGTCGCAAAACTGGCCTCCCAACTCTAA
- the atpE gene encoding F0F1 ATP synthase subunit C, translating to MELVYIAAAIMIGLGALGTGIGFALLGGKLLESTARQPELGPQLQTKTFLMAGLLDAVPMIGVGIAMYLIFVVAG from the coding sequence ATGGAACTCGTCTACATCGCTGCCGCCATCATGATCGGTCTGGGTGCTCTGGGCACCGGCATCGGCTTCGCCCTGCTGGGCGGCAAGCTGCTGGAATCCACCGCTCGCCAGCCGGAACTCGGCCCGCAGCTGCAAACCAAGACCTTCCTGATGGCCGGTCTGCTCGACGCCGTTCCGATGATCGGCGTTGGTATCGCGATGTACCTCATCTTCGTTGTTGCCGGCTAA
- the atpB gene encoding F0F1 ATP synthase subunit A: MANTPAEYIQHHLQNLVFGSHPEKGWVIAQTPDEVKQMGFWAIHVDTLGWSVLMGLVFLFLFSRVAKRANAGAPSGLQNLVEMCIEFVEGVVKDTFHGRNPVIAPLALTIFVWVFLMNSLKWIPVDYIPGLASLLGVPYFKIVPTADPNGTFGLSLGVFILILFYSVKVKGFGGFTKELAFTPFNHWSLVPFNLFLEILGLLTKPLSLALRLFGNMYAGEVVFILIALLPFWAQWALNVPWAIFHILVIPLQAFIFMVLTVVYLSAAHEDHH; this comes from the coding sequence ATGGCTAACACACCGGCTGAATACATTCAGCACCACCTGCAGAACCTGGTCTTTGGCTCCCACCCGGAAAAGGGTTGGGTCATCGCCCAGACCCCGGACGAAGTGAAACAGATGGGCTTCTGGGCGATCCATGTGGATACCCTGGGCTGGTCCGTGCTGATGGGCCTGGTCTTCCTGTTCCTGTTCAGCCGCGTTGCCAAGCGAGCCAATGCCGGCGCCCCCTCGGGCCTGCAGAATCTCGTGGAAATGTGCATCGAGTTCGTCGAGGGCGTGGTCAAGGACACCTTCCACGGCCGCAATCCGGTGATCGCTCCGCTGGCGCTGACCATCTTCGTCTGGGTGTTCCTGATGAACAGCCTGAAGTGGATTCCGGTGGACTACATCCCGGGTCTGGCCAGCCTGCTCGGCGTGCCCTACTTCAAGATCGTGCCGACCGCCGATCCCAACGGCACCTTCGGCCTGTCCCTCGGCGTGTTCATCCTGATCCTGTTCTACAGCGTCAAGGTCAAGGGTTTCGGCGGCTTCACCAAGGAGCTGGCGTTCACCCCGTTCAACCACTGGTCGCTGGTTCCGTTCAACCTGTTCCTCGAGATCCTCGGCCTGCTGACCAAGCCGCTGAGTCTCGCCCTGCGTCTGTTCGGCAACATGTATGCCGGTGAGGTTGTGTTCATTCTCATCGCGCTGCTGCCGTTCTGGGCACAGTGGGCTCTGAATGTGCCTTGGGCGATCTTCCATATCCTGGTGATCCCGCTGCAGGCCTTCATCTTCATGGTGCTGACAGTGGTGTACCTGAGCGCTGCACATGAAGACCACCACTGA
- a CDS encoding F0F1 ATP synthase subunit I, with protein MNIRNKTPLHRLAVFPLLLLQLGMSVLAGLAGWVWQGPVAGYSALLGGMIALLPNLYFAYKAFRYFGARSVKAIVQSFWSGEMGKLFLTAALFALVFAGVERLHVAALFAGYALVLGTAASSLLLVKGFPKH; from the coding sequence GTGAACATTCGCAACAAGACCCCCCTGCACCGTCTGGCGGTGTTCCCGTTGCTCCTGCTGCAGCTGGGCATGAGTGTGCTGGCCGGTCTGGCCGGCTGGGTCTGGCAAGGCCCCGTCGCCGGATACTCGGCACTGCTCGGCGGCATGATTGCATTACTGCCGAACCTGTACTTCGCGTACAAGGCGTTCCGCTACTTCGGAGCGCGTTCGGTCAAGGCCATCGTCCAGTCCTTCTGGTCGGGCGAGATGGGCAAACTGTTTCTGACGGCAGCGTTGTTTGCGCTGGTGTTTGCAGGAGTGGAGCGGTTGCATGTGGCGGCACTGTTTGCCGGCTATGCGCTGGTGCTGGGCACCGCCGCCAGTTCGCTCCTGCTGGTGAAAGGCTTTCCGAAGCATTGA
- a CDS encoding ParB/RepB/Spo0J family partition protein, producing the protein MAVKKRGLGRGLDALLGGTSVKALQDQAVRAAGQELHNLPLEALQRGKYQPRRDMDPQALDELAQSIRSQGLMQPVVVRPLEGERYEIIAGERRWRACQLAGLERIPALVREVSDEAAIAMALIENIQRENLNPVEEAMALQRLQQEFHLTQQQVADAVGKSRVTVANLLRLIALPEEVKTLLARGDLEMGHARALLGLPGERQVEGARQVVARGLTVRQTEALVRQWLSGKVESEAVKTDPDILRLEQRLAERLGAAVEIRHGQQGKGQLVIRYGSLDELQGVLAHIR; encoded by the coding sequence ATGGCTGTGAAGAAGCGCGGTCTCGGCCGCGGACTGGATGCCCTGCTCGGCGGCACCAGCGTCAAGGCCCTGCAAGACCAGGCCGTCAGGGCCGCCGGGCAGGAGCTGCACAACCTGCCGCTGGAGGCCCTGCAGCGCGGCAAATACCAGCCGCGCCGCGACATGGATCCCCAGGCCCTCGACGAGCTGGCCCAGTCGATCCGCAGCCAGGGGCTGATGCAGCCGGTGGTGGTGCGTCCGCTCGAGGGCGAACGCTACGAGATCATCGCCGGCGAACGGCGCTGGCGCGCCTGTCAGCTGGCGGGGCTGGAGCGCATCCCGGCGCTGGTCCGCGAGGTCAGCGACGAGGCGGCGATCGCCATGGCGCTGATCGAGAACATCCAGCGCGAGAACCTCAATCCGGTCGAGGAGGCGATGGCCCTGCAGCGTCTGCAGCAGGAGTTCCACCTCACCCAGCAGCAGGTCGCCGACGCGGTGGGCAAATCCCGTGTGACCGTGGCCAACCTGCTGCGTCTCATTGCTCTGCCCGAAGAAGTGAAGACCCTGCTGGCGCGCGGCGATCTGGAAATGGGCCATGCCCGCGCGCTGCTCGGTCTGCCGGGCGAGCGCCAGGTCGAGGGCGCGCGACAGGTTGTCGCACGCGGGCTGACCGTGCGCCAGACCGAAGCCCTGGTGCGCCAGTGGCTCAGCGGCAAGGTCGAGAGCGAGGCGGTCAAGACCGATCCGGACATCCTGCGCCTCGAACAGCGGCTGGCCGAGCGGCTTGGCGCCGCGGTGGAGATCCGCCACGGTCAGCAAGGCAAGGGCCAGCTGGTGATCCGCTACGGCTCACTTGACGAGTTGCAGGGTGTGCTGGCGCACATCCGCTGA
- a CDS encoding ParA family protein, translated as MAKVFAIANQKGGVGKTTSCVNLAASLVASQQRVLLIDLDPQGNATTGSGVDKLALEQSVYDVLVGHCEPAQAMQRSEHGGYDLLPANRDLTAAEVTLLDLPNKEQRLRQALAPIRGDYEFILIDCPPALSMLTINALVAADGVIIPMQCEYYALEGLSDLVNSIQRIGGLLNPQLKIEGILRTMYDGRIGLTNEVTAQLREHFGEALYDTTIPRNVRLAEAPSHGMPVLVYDKSSRGAKAYQALAGEVLARQRERTRRTPA; from the coding sequence ATGGCCAAAGTATTCGCGATCGCCAACCAGAAGGGCGGGGTGGGCAAGACCACCAGCTGCGTCAACCTGGCCGCCTCGCTGGTCGCCAGCCAGCAGCGCGTGCTGCTGATCGACCTCGATCCGCAGGGCAACGCCACCACCGGCAGCGGCGTCGACAAGCTGGCCCTCGAACAGTCGGTCTACGACGTGCTGGTCGGCCACTGCGAGCCGGCCCAGGCGATGCAGCGCTCCGAGCACGGCGGCTACGACCTGCTGCCGGCCAACCGCGACCTCACCGCCGCCGAGGTCACCCTGCTCGACCTGCCCAACAAAGAACAGCGCCTGCGCCAGGCGCTGGCGCCGATCCGCGGCGACTACGAGTTCATCCTCATCGACTGCCCGCCGGCACTGTCGATGCTGACCATCAACGCGCTGGTCGCCGCCGACGGGGTGATCATCCCCATGCAGTGCGAGTACTACGCGCTGGAAGGGCTCTCCGACCTGGTCAACAGCATTCAGCGCATCGGCGGCCTGCTCAACCCGCAGCTGAAGATCGAGGGCATCCTGCGCACCATGTACGACGGGCGCATCGGCCTGACCAACGAGGTCACCGCGCAGCTGCGCGAGCACTTCGGCGAGGCCCTCTACGACACCACCATCCCGCGCAACGTGCGTCTGGCCGAGGCGCCCAGCCACGGCATGCCGGTGCTGGTCTACGACAAGTCGTCCCGCGGCGCCAAGGCCTACCAGGCGCTGGCCGGCGAAGTCCTCGCGCGGCAGCGCGAGCGGACCCGACGCACCCCCGCCTGA